The Serpentinimonas maccroryi genome has a segment encoding these proteins:
- a CDS encoding DNA translocase FtsK: MSTPVNTLNKDAARSAARGIRRFTQEFALLLGAAGLLFWWLALLSYSPGDAAWSTSGVASASANWGGRAGAWLADFSYLLLGASVWWLVLAASHIWLMGLARWLRVPAAAGPSRSVARPDTPLAALRARLQQPPWPGVAFGAGLLLLLATSTVLEWSRLHRWDAWLPGESGGLLGSLLGPPAQLWLGQTGSALLAICLLLVAMAGVFRFSWAEAAEGLGRWVDDAVQRWRLRREAKEDLRIGRQALRQRSLEESEYEQLHPAHPLSVQGDERAAVDPSFGSGLSPGAQDDDTDAEPLLEPPLHKPAAAAGAKPAAKPAAKALQIEPVLTEVPPSSRVVKERQQPLFHDLSDTKLPQIDLLDAATRQSASVAPETLEMTSRLIEKKLGDFGVQVQVVAALPGPVITRYEIEPATGVKGSQVVNLARDLARSLSLVSIRVIETIPGKNLMALELPNARRQTIRLSEILGSQVYHDAKSLLTMGLGKDIGGHPVVVDLAKMPHCLVAGTTGSGKSVGINAMILSLLYKADPRDVRLLLIDPKMLELSVYEGIAHLLAPVVTDMKQAANALNWCVAEMDKRYRLLSKLGVRNLAGYNAKIAEAAARGEPIGNPFSLTPEQPEPLQRLPHIVVVIDELADLMMVVGKKIEELIARLAQKARAAGIHLILATQRPSVDVITGLIKANIPTRISFQVSSKIDSRTILDQMGAEALLGMGDMLYMPSGSGYPSRVHGAFVSDDEVHRVVAWLKAQCGEPDYIDGVLEAPIDAEGGSEAEGDAGAGAGGETDPLYDQAVAIVLQDRKASISYVQRKLKIGYNRAARLLEDMERAGLVSALTSSGQRDILVGGRSAD; encoded by the coding sequence ATGAGTACCCCTGTCAACACCCTCAACAAAGACGCAGCGCGCAGCGCGGCCCGCGGCATTCGGCGCTTCACGCAGGAGTTTGCCCTGCTGCTGGGAGCGGCCGGGCTGCTGTTTTGGTGGCTCGCGCTGCTGAGCTACAGCCCCGGCGATGCCGCTTGGTCCACCTCGGGCGTGGCCTCGGCCAGCGCCAACTGGGGCGGGCGCGCCGGCGCCTGGCTGGCCGATTTCAGCTACCTTTTGCTGGGGGCGTCGGTGTGGTGGTTGGTGCTGGCAGCCTCGCATATCTGGCTGATGGGGTTGGCGCGCTGGTTGCGCGTGCCTGCTGCTGCCGGGCCCAGCAGATCTGTGGCGCGGCCCGATACACCGCTGGCCGCTTTGCGTGCTCGCTTGCAGCAGCCGCCGTGGCCTGGGGTAGCGTTTGGCGCCGGGCTGTTGTTGCTGCTGGCGACCAGCACGGTGCTGGAGTGGAGTCGGCTGCACCGCTGGGATGCGTGGCTGCCGGGTGAGTCCGGTGGCCTGTTGGGCAGCCTGCTGGGGCCGCCGGCGCAGCTCTGGCTGGGGCAGACTGGGTCGGCCTTGCTCGCCATCTGCCTGTTGCTGGTGGCTATGGCGGGGGTGTTTCGGTTTTCTTGGGCCGAGGCGGCCGAGGGTTTGGGACGCTGGGTTGACGACGCGGTGCAGCGCTGGCGCCTGCGCCGCGAGGCCAAAGAAGACCTGCGCATCGGCCGCCAAGCCCTGCGCCAGCGCAGCCTCGAGGAATCGGAATACGAGCAGTTGCACCCGGCGCACCCGTTGAGCGTGCAAGGGGATGAGCGAGCCGCCGTTGACCCAAGCTTTGGCAGTGGCCTCAGCCCCGGCGCGCAAGACGACGATACCGACGCCGAGCCGTTGTTGGAGCCGCCTCTACACAAGCCAGCCGCCGCTGCGGGGGCCAAACCCGCCGCCAAACCCGCGGCCAAGGCGTTGCAGATCGAACCCGTGCTCACCGAAGTGCCACCCAGCAGCCGCGTGGTCAAAGAGCGCCAGCAGCCGCTGTTCCACGATTTGAGCGACACCAAGCTGCCGCAGATCGACCTGCTCGACGCCGCCACGCGCCAGTCGGCCAGCGTGGCCCCCGAAACGCTGGAGATGACCAGCCGCCTGATCGAGAAAAAGCTGGGCGACTTTGGCGTGCAGGTGCAGGTGGTGGCGGCGCTGCCCGGGCCGGTGATCACGCGCTACGAGATCGAGCCGGCCACCGGCGTCAAGGGCTCGCAGGTGGTGAATCTGGCGCGCGATCTGGCGCGCTCGCTGTCGCTGGTGAGCATCCGCGTGATCGAAACCATCCCCGGCAAAAACCTGATGGCGCTCGAGCTGCCCAACGCCCGGCGCCAGACCATCCGCCTGAGCGAGATTCTGGGCTCGCAGGTCTATCACGACGCCAAAAGCCTGCTCACCATGGGGCTGGGCAAAGACATCGGCGGGCACCCGGTGGTGGTCGATCTGGCCAAAATGCCGCATTGCTTGGTGGCCGGCACCACCGGTTCGGGCAAGTCGGTGGGCATCAACGCCATGATCCTGAGCCTGCTCTACAAGGCCGACCCGCGCGACGTGCGCCTGCTGCTGATCGACCCCAAGATGCTCGAGCTCAGCGTCTACGAGGGCATCGCGCACCTGCTGGCGCCGGTGGTCACCGACATGAAGCAGGCCGCCAACGCGCTCAACTGGTGCGTGGCCGAGATGGACAAGCGCTACCGCCTGCTGAGCAAGCTCGGGGTGCGCAACCTGGCCGGCTACAACGCCAAGATCGCCGAGGCGGCGGCGCGTGGCGAGCCCATCGGCAACCCCTTTAGCCTCACGCCCGAGCAGCCCGAGCCTCTGCAGCGCCTGCCGCACATCGTGGTGGTGATCGACGAGCTGGCCGACCTGATGATGGTGGTGGGCAAAAAAATCGAGGAGCTCATCGCCCGCTTGGCGCAAAAAGCGCGCGCCGCCGGCATCCACCTGATTTTGGCCACCCAGCGCCCCAGTGTCGATGTGATCACCGGCCTGATCAAGGCCAACATCCCGACGCGCATCAGCTTTCAGGTCAGCAGCAAGATCGACAGCCGCACCATTTTGGACCAGATGGGTGCCGAGGCCCTGCTGGGCATGGGCGACATGCTCTACATGCCCAGCGGCAGCGGCTACCCCAGCCGCGTTCATGGCGCTTTTGTCAGCGACGACGAAGTGCACCGCGTGGTGGCTTGGCTCAAGGCCCAGTGCGGCGAGCCCGATTACATCGACGGCGTGCTGGAAGCCCCGATCGACGCCGAAGGCGGCAGCGAAGCCGAGGGCGACGCCGGCGCGGGCGCGGGCGGCGAAACCGACCCGCTCTACGACCAGGCGGTGGCGATCGTGCTGCAAGACCGCAAGGCCAGCATCAGCTACGTGCAGCGCAAGCTCAAGATCGGCTACAACCGCGCCGCGCGCCTGCTCGAAGACATGGAGCGCGCCGGGCTGGTGAGCGCCCTGACCAGCAGCGGCCAGCGCGACATTCTGGTGGGCGGGCGCAGCGCCGATTGA
- a CDS encoding IclR family transcriptional regulator domain-containing protein, with product MQPHTAAATLERRDWIAGLEKGLSIMQVFDSEHPRLTASQAGQRCGLTRTAARRHLLTLVHLGYVATDGKLFWLTPRVLRLSHAYLDSARLPRAVQPYLQRVTAGTGESSYVAVLDENDVVYLARSGTLRHTHSGYMLGSRVQAHVTAAGIVILGMLGPAHWNPWLERQTLRPYTVHTLSDKDRLRACFEQARLQGWFISDQQLEVNFRGVSVALYDHKDQLLGALSVTMPINNESQETALKRVLPVLQETARSMRLLL from the coding sequence ATGCAACCCCACACCGCAGCCGCAACCCTCGAGCGCCGGGACTGGATCGCCGGACTGGAAAAAGGCCTGTCGATCATGCAGGTGTTCGACTCCGAGCACCCGCGCCTGACGGCCAGCCAGGCCGGTCAGCGCTGTGGCCTGACCCGCACCGCTGCCCGCCGCCACTTGCTCACGCTGGTGCATCTGGGCTATGTGGCCACCGACGGCAAGCTGTTTTGGCTCACGCCGCGCGTGCTGCGCCTGTCGCACGCCTACCTGGATTCGGCCCGGCTGCCGCGCGCCGTGCAGCCCTATTTGCAGCGCGTCACGGCGGGCACTGGGGAATCCTCGTATGTGGCGGTGCTGGATGAAAACGATGTGGTCTATCTGGCACGCAGCGGCACCCTGCGCCACACCCATTCGGGCTATATGCTGGGCTCGCGGGTGCAGGCGCACGTGACAGCGGCCGGGATCGTGATTCTGGGCATGCTCGGGCCCGCGCACTGGAACCCGTGGCTGGAGCGGCAAACCCTGCGCCCCTACACGGTTCACACCTTAAGCGACAAGGATCGGCTGCGCGCCTGTTTCGAGCAAGCCCGCCTGCAAGGCTGGTTCATTTCGGATCAGCAGCTCGAGGTGAATTTTCGTGGCGTTTCGGTGGCGCTGTACGACCACAAAGACCAGCTGCTGGGCGCTTTGAGCGTGACCATGCCCATCAACAACGAAAGCCAAGAGACGGCCCTCAAGCGCGTGCTGCCGGTGTTGCAGGAAACGGCGCGCAGCATGCGGCTGCTGCTTTAA
- a CDS encoding replication-associated recombination protein A: MQAGTRPLAERLRPQTLADVIGQAHLLGPGKPLRVAFETGQPHSCILWGPPGVGKTTLARLMAQAFEAEFIAISAVLGGVRDIRDAVERAQQARVGQPPRATLVFVDEVHRFNKSQQDAFLPHVESGLFTFIGASTENPSFEVNSALLSRATVYVLQPLSEAELEQLLERAQAHTGLPAIDPAARQLLIGHADGDARRLLNTLETVAVAAGAQRLPAINADWLLGLLGQQLRRFDKGGDAFYDSISALHKSVRGSDPDAALYWLVRMLDGGADPRYLARRLIRMASEDIGLADPRALRIALDAAEVYERLGSPEGELTLAQATLYLAVAPKSNAAYSAYKSARALVQRDGSRPVPLRLRNAPTALMRTLEHGQGYRYAHDEPDAFAAGENYFPDGLHPPPLYEPVPRGLEIRIGDKLRELRARNAAASKP; the protein is encoded by the coding sequence ATGCAGGCCGGCACCCGCCCACTAGCAGAGCGGCTGCGCCCGCAGACCTTGGCCGACGTGATCGGCCAAGCGCACCTGCTCGGGCCCGGCAAGCCGCTGCGCGTGGCCTTCGAGACCGGGCAGCCGCACAGCTGCATCCTGTGGGGGCCGCCGGGGGTCGGAAAAACCACGCTGGCGCGGCTCATGGCGCAGGCCTTCGAGGCCGAATTCATCGCCATCAGCGCCGTGCTGGGGGGCGTGCGCGACATCCGCGACGCCGTCGAGCGCGCCCAGCAGGCGCGTGTCGGCCAGCCGCCGCGCGCCACGCTGGTGTTCGTCGATGAGGTGCACCGCTTCAACAAAAGCCAGCAAGACGCCTTTTTGCCGCACGTCGAAAGCGGGCTCTTTACCTTCATCGGTGCCAGCACCGAAAACCCGAGCTTCGAAGTCAATTCGGCCCTGCTCTCGCGCGCTACCGTCTATGTGTTGCAGCCCTTGAGCGAGGCCGAGCTCGAGCAACTGCTCGAGCGCGCCCAAGCCCACACTGGCCTGCCGGCGATCGATCCGGCCGCGCGCCAGCTCCTCATCGGCCACGCCGACGGCGACGCCCGGCGCTTGCTCAACACCCTCGAGACCGTGGCCGTGGCCGCCGGCGCGCAACGGCTGCCGGCCATAAACGCCGACTGGCTGCTGGGCCTGCTGGGCCAGCAGCTGCGCCGCTTCGACAAGGGCGGCGACGCCTTCTACGACAGCATCAGCGCCCTGCACAAAAGCGTGCGCGGCTCCGACCCCGACGCCGCCCTGTACTGGCTGGTGCGCATGCTCGACGGCGGCGCCGACCCGCGCTACCTCGCGCGGCGGCTGATCCGCATGGCCAGCGAAGACATCGGCCTGGCCGACCCGCGCGCGCTGCGCATCGCGCTCGACGCCGCCGAAGTCTATGAGCGCTTGGGCAGCCCCGAAGGCGAGCTGACGCTGGCCCAAGCCACGCTCTACCTCGCCGTGGCCCCCAAGAGCAACGCCGCCTACAGCGCCTACAAAAGCGCGCGCGCCTTGGTGCAGCGCGACGGCAGCCGGCCGGTGCCGCTGCGCCTGCGCAACGCCCCCACGGCGCTCATGCGCACGCTCGAGCACGGCCAAGGCTACCGCTACGCGCACGACGAACCCGACGCCTTCGCTGCCGGCGAAAACTACTTCCCCGATGGCCTGCACCCGCCCCCCCTGTACGAACCGGTGCCACGCGGCCTCGAGATCCGTATCGGCGACAAGCTGCGCGAGCTGCGTGCGCGCAATGCGGCCGCTTCCAAGCCCTGA
- a CDS encoding VOC family protein produces the protein MNEISSLATGMREPLLAFSSDEANPIGLDGIEFIEYATSKPQALGQVLEMMGFKPVSRHRSREVLLYRQGGLNVVVNAHTTQGRDGRLPDTSGVASLSAIALRVRDARAAYRYVQDKGAWPVPTHAEVMELNIPAIHGVGGSRIYFVDRYREFSIYDVDFIPVPGVEQHPPATAGIHFFGVVQYIGPERSNDWIEFYTELLGARLIPDEERFGILPKGKLMRLPAIHPGAEFLLQLIEPEPNVIDVDERLQRIGLGVPDVLQAVQQLRRNGVEFVETEAAHSEARGAISKTYLGAVVFELVKSTPGVQP, from the coding sequence ATGAACGAAATCAGCAGCCTGGCCACCGGGATGCGCGAACCCTTGCTGGCCTTTAGCAGCGACGAAGCCAACCCGATCGGGCTCGATGGCATCGAGTTCATCGAATACGCCACCAGCAAACCGCAGGCCTTGGGGCAGGTGCTGGAGATGATGGGTTTCAAGCCCGTCTCGCGCCACCGCTCGCGCGAGGTGTTGCTGTACCGCCAAGGCGGGCTCAATGTGGTGGTCAATGCGCACACGACGCAGGGCCGCGACGGCCGCTTGCCCGACACCTCGGGCGTTGCCAGCCTGTCAGCCATTGCCTTGCGCGTGCGCGATGCGCGCGCCGCCTACCGCTACGTGCAAGACAAAGGCGCTTGGCCGGTGCCCACCCACGCCGAAGTGATGGAGCTCAACATCCCGGCCATTCACGGGGTGGGCGGGAGCCGGATTTATTTTGTCGATCGCTACCGCGAGTTTTCGATTTACGACGTCGATTTCATCCCGGTGCCCGGGGTCGAGCAACACCCGCCGGCCACCGCCGGGATTCATTTTTTTGGCGTCGTTCAGTACATTGGGCCCGAGCGCAGCAACGACTGGATCGAGTTTTATACCGAACTGCTCGGGGCACGCCTGATTCCCGACGAGGAGCGCTTTGGTATTTTGCCCAAAGGCAAGCTCATGCGCCTGCCCGCCATCCACCCCGGGGCGGAATTTTTGTTGCAGCTGATCGAGCCCGAGCCCAATGTGATCGATGTCGATGAGCGCCTGCAACGCATAGGCTTGGGCGTACCCGATGTGTTGCAGGCGGTGCAGCAGTTGCGCCGCAATGGGGTCGAGTTTGTGGAGACCGAGGCCGCGCACAGCGAGGCGCGCGGGGCCATCAGCAAAACCTATCTCGGCGCGGTGGTGTTCGAGCTCGTCAAAAGCACGCCGGGGGTGCAGCCATGA
- the lolA gene encoding outer membrane lipoprotein chaperone LolA: MATWATLAALATLPVAAVATPAASGPATPAAAAAATATTPGTALGDLQAFLRQTQQGRSAFTQTVTGPRPAPAPDALAAANAPAARVQISHGVFEFQRPNRFRFHYQRPFEQLIVADGQTLWLYDPDLAQVTARAQREVLGQTPAALLASGADLRTLQQAFSLSNAPDADGLRWVQALPKGADAPLQAVRIGFRGGQLAVLEILDRFGQRSHIAFERLDTRSAFRPGHFSFSVPPGAALIRPE, encoded by the coding sequence ATGGCCACATGGGCCACGCTGGCGGCCTTGGCCACCCTGCCCGTTGCGGCGGTGGCTACCCCAGCGGCCAGCGGCCCGGCCACCCCGGCAGCCGCTGCGGCGGCCACCGCCACCACCCCCGGCACCGCCTTGGGCGACTTGCAAGCCTTTTTGCGGCAGACCCAGCAAGGCCGCAGCGCCTTCACCCAGACCGTGACCGGCCCGCGCCCGGCGCCCGCTCCCGACGCCTTGGCGGCCGCCAACGCCCCGGCCGCGCGGGTGCAAATCAGCCACGGGGTGTTCGAGTTTCAGCGCCCGAACCGCTTTCGCTTTCATTACCAGCGGCCGTTTGAGCAGCTCATCGTCGCCGATGGCCAAACCCTGTGGCTCTACGACCCCGATCTGGCCCAAGTCACGGCGCGGGCGCAGCGCGAGGTGCTGGGCCAGACCCCGGCCGCCCTGCTGGCCTCCGGGGCCGACCTGCGCACCCTGCAGCAGGCCTTCAGCCTGAGCAACGCCCCCGACGCCGACGGCCTGCGCTGGGTGCAGGCGTTGCCCAAGGGCGCCGACGCGCCGCTGCAAGCGGTGCGCATCGGCTTTCGCGGCGGCCAGTTGGCGGTGCTCGAGATTCTGGACCGCTTCGGCCAGCGCTCGCACATCGCCTTCGAGCGGCTCGACACCCGAAGCGCGTTCCGGCCCGGCCACTTCAGCTTCAGCGTGCCGCCCGGTGCGGCGCTGATCCGGCCCGAATGA